In a genomic window of Rhodovulum sp. P5:
- a CDS encoding bacterioferritin-associated ferredoxin, translating into MIVCHCMSISDTDIRRAMDWMRASDPETIITPGKVFHALGKSSDCGGCLPLFVDTMRKSDSLGVPTHLRGLRRATKQEDER; encoded by the coding sequence ATGATTGTCTGCCATTGCATGTCCATCTCCGATACGGATATCCGGCGGGCCATGGACTGGATGCGCGCCTCCGACCCCGAGACGATCATCACGCCGGGCAAGGTGTTTCATGCCCTCGGCAAGTCGTCCGATTGCGGCGGATGCCTGCCGCTCTTCGTTGACACGATGCGCAAGAGCGACAGTCTTGGGGTTCCCACGCACTTGCGCGGCCTGCGCCGCGCGACAAAACAGGAAGACGAGCGATGA
- the bfr gene encoding bacterioferritin yields the protein MKGDTEVIEYLNKALRSELTAVSQYWLHYRLQEDWGYGHLADVSRKESIEEMNHADKLIERIIFLEGHPNLQKLDPLRIGQTLKETLECDLAAEHEARNLYIEARNHCEKVGDYVTKDLFESLIADEEGHIDFLETQLDLHESLGAERYGQLNAKPANDAEH from the coding sequence ATGAAGGGTGATACCGAAGTCATTGAATACCTCAACAAGGCGCTCCGCAGCGAACTGACCGCGGTCAGCCAGTACTGGCTGCATTACCGCCTGCAGGAAGACTGGGGCTATGGGCATCTTGCCGATGTCTCGCGCAAGGAAAGCATCGAGGAGATGAACCACGCCGACAAGCTGATCGAGCGGATCATCTTCCTTGAAGGGCACCCCAATCTGCAAAAACTCGACCCGCTGCGCATCGGGCAGACGCTGAAGGAAACGCTGGAATGCGACCTCGCGGCAGAGCATGAGGCGCGGAATCTCTATATCGAGGCGCGGAACCACTGCGAAAAGGTTGGCGACTACGTCACGAAGGACCTGTTCGAAAGCCTGATCGCCGACGAGGAGGGCCATATCGACTTTCTCGAAACCCAGCTTGACCTGCACGAGTCGCTGGGCGCCGAACGCTATGGTCAGCTCAACGCCAAGCCGGCCAACGACGCCGAGCATTGA
- a CDS encoding ABC transporter ATP-binding protein yields the protein MPALAVTDLSKTFPLGKPLFGKAPEGVRAVRPMTFSVEKGETLGIVGESGCGKSTLARMLVGLLDPTTGEIQIAGKALDNADPAAFGRLIQYVFQDPISSLNPRKTIRQIMETPLRRLYGMGRAEREARIAEIFDSVNLREEFLTRYPHEFSGGQAQRIGIARALAASPEIIVLDEPVSALDVSVQAQVLNLLADLRKEFGLTYLFISHDLAVVEAVSDRVIVLYFGSVVEIGRAERIFNAPKHPYTQLLADSAPVVGRPLVAPEQKGSDLPDPLNPPPGCAFAGRCPKATEICRTQVPALTEQGDDQLAACHHPLDT from the coding sequence ATGCCCGCACTCGCCGTCACCGATCTGTCCAAGACCTTCCCGCTGGGCAAACCGCTTTTCGGCAAGGCGCCCGAGGGCGTGCGCGCCGTCCGCCCGATGACCTTTTCCGTTGAGAAGGGCGAAACCCTTGGCATCGTGGGTGAATCCGGCTGCGGGAAGTCCACCCTGGCGCGGATGCTGGTCGGCCTGCTGGACCCTACGACAGGCGAGATCCAGATCGCGGGCAAGGCGCTGGACAATGCCGACCCGGCGGCGTTTGGGCGGTTGATCCAGTATGTGTTTCAGGATCCGATCTCGTCACTGAACCCGCGCAAGACGATCCGCCAGATCATGGAAACGCCGCTGCGCCGTCTTTACGGGATGGGTCGGGCCGAGCGAGAGGCCCGCATCGCCGAGATTTTCGACAGCGTGAACCTGCGCGAAGAATTCCTGACCCGCTATCCCCATGAATTCTCGGGCGGGCAGGCGCAGCGGATCGGGATTGCCCGGGCGCTCGCCGCCTCCCCCGAAATCATCGTGCTGGATGAACCGGTCTCCGCGCTCGACGTGTCGGTGCAGGCGCAGGTGCTGAACCTGCTGGCCGATCTGCGCAAGGAGTTCGGGCTCACCTATCTGTTCATCAGCCACGATCTGGCCGTGGTGGAGGCCGTCAGCGACCGGGTGATCGTGCTTTATTTCGGATCGGTGGTCGAAATCGGCCGGGCCGAGCGCATCTTCAACGCGCCAAAGCACCCCTATACACAGCTGCTGGCCGACAGCGCCCCCGTGGTCGGCCGGCCGCTCGTCGCGCCGGAACAAAAGGGCAGCGACCTGCCGGATCCGCTGAACCCGCCCCCGGGCTGCGCCTTTGCCGGGCGGTGCCCGAAGGCGACCGAGATCTGCCGCACACAGGTGCCGGCACTGACCGAACAGGGAGACGACCAGCTTGCCGCCTGCCACCATCCCCTCGACACCTGA
- a CDS encoding FadR/GntR family transcriptional regulator: MPPATIPSTPERLSRPAQVAEAIKDWVVAESLRPGDRLPGEAELMQRFGRAKGTIREAMRILEAQGLIRTRTGPGGGSFVHEVSRHRAKALLGNYFFFKDLTIGDIYKLRLALEPELAAELAGKLSDATLSALQDTIAEYDTPSTSLEEERLQHVNSLRFHAILAEQSDNPLLGFVIDFMVSLLSDLTVHRQLYAPANVELWSRGRDYQIRLVMALREGDAGAARAIMKAHMQTAWALMKGQETRMLKRFMPDRPPR, translated from the coding sequence TTGCCGCCTGCCACCATCCCCTCGACACCTGAACGGCTGAGCCGCCCCGCACAGGTGGCCGAGGCGATCAAGGACTGGGTGGTCGCCGAAAGCCTGCGCCCCGGGGACCGCCTGCCGGGCGAAGCCGAGTTGATGCAGCGCTTTGGCCGCGCCAAGGGCACGATCCGCGAAGCGATGCGGATACTGGAAGCCCAGGGCTTGATCCGCACGCGCACCGGCCCCGGCGGCGGCAGTTTCGTGCACGAGGTCAGCCGGCACCGGGCCAAGGCGCTTTTGGGCAACTACTTCTTCTTCAAGGACCTCACGATCGGCGATATCTACAAGCTGCGCCTCGCGCTGGAGCCCGAGCTTGCCGCCGAATTGGCCGGAAAGCTGTCCGACGCAACGCTTTCGGCGCTTCAGGACACGATCGCGGAATACGATACCCCCTCGACCTCTTTGGAGGAGGAACGGTTGCAGCATGTCAATTCGCTGCGCTTTCACGCCATCCTGGCCGAGCAGTCCGACAATCCGCTCTTGGGCTTCGTCATCGACTTCATGGTCAGCTTGCTGTCCGACCTGACCGTCCATCGCCAGCTTTACGCCCCGGCGAATGTCGAACTCTGGTCACGCGGGCGCGACTATCAGATCCGGCTGGTCATGGCCCTTCGGGAGGGCGATGCCGGCGCGGCGCGGGCGATCATGAAGGCGCATATGCAGACCGCCTGGGCGCTGATGAAGGGGCAGGAAACCCGGATGCTGAAACGCTTCATGCCCGACCGCCCGCCACGCTGA
- a CDS encoding di-heme oxidoredictase family protein, whose product MRGHPFSILIGAALACVPGLPHKATAAELLDDHPVAAADAVTRAGPHGHLTGGTGTNRTRMGRDAFSQPSGALSFDQRLDFALGQAVFERPWVVAPSSTKASDGLGPLFDARACAACHVRAGRGSPPTPGEARKGTMVFALSDAAGRPDPVLGYQLQDRAVPGMTGEGAVRVTYTPLPFAYPDGTVVTLRKPEYATDAPLGAGVALNPRLPPPLIGLGLFEAIADADLLAHADPDDADDDGISGRANRFDRGGTPVLGRFGWKADSVSIIEETAQAFSRDIGLSTRLFPAPHGDCTTRQTVCLGAPHGDDGGLPEVADEMLDLVSFYAGNLAVPARRDLGDPAVLAGEALFARARCTACHVPTFTTAAGAAPEQRNQTIWPYSDFLLHDLGEDLADATPTGDVPGSEWRTPPLWGIGLTEAVNGHRVFLHDGRARTLEEAILWHGGEAAAARAAFAAFSADQRAALLRFLESL is encoded by the coding sequence GTGAGAGGACACCCGTTTTCGATCCTGATCGGTGCAGCCTTGGCCTGTGTGCCGGGGCTGCCCCACAAGGCGACCGCCGCCGAGTTGCTGGATGACCACCCTGTGGCCGCTGCGGATGCCGTGACGCGGGCCGGCCCGCACGGGCATTTGACGGGCGGGACCGGCACCAATCGCACCCGGATGGGACGGGACGCCTTTTCCCAGCCCTCCGGCGCGCTGAGCTTTGACCAAAGGCTCGACTTCGCGCTGGGACAGGCGGTGTTCGAACGCCCCTGGGTGGTGGCGCCATCCTCCACCAAGGCGTCTGACGGATTGGGGCCGCTGTTCGACGCGCGGGCCTGTGCGGCCTGCCATGTCCGGGCCGGGCGCGGGAGCCCCCCTACGCCGGGCGAGGCGAGGAAGGGAACGATGGTCTTCGCGTTGAGCGATGCCGCCGGTAGGCCGGACCCGGTTCTCGGCTATCAACTGCAGGATCGCGCCGTGCCCGGCATGACCGGTGAGGGCGCGGTGCGTGTCACCTATACCCCCCTGCCATTCGCCTATCCCGACGGCACGGTCGTGACCTTGCGAAAACCAGAATACGCAACCGATGCGCCGCTGGGGGCAGGCGTCGCGCTGAACCCGAGGCTGCCCCCGCCGCTGATCGGGCTTGGTCTGTTCGAGGCGATCGCCGACGCCGATCTCCTTGCCCATGCGGACCCGGACGATGCCGATGACGACGGCATTTCGGGCCGGGCGAACCGGTTCGACCGGGGCGGGACACCGGTCCTGGGCCGGTTCGGCTGGAAGGCCGACTCCGTCAGCATCATCGAGGAAACGGCGCAGGCCTTCTCTCGCGATATCGGTTTGTCGACCCGCCTGTTCCCGGCGCCCCATGGCGACTGTACGACCCGGCAGACCGTGTGCCTTGGCGCGCCCCATGGCGACGATGGCGGCCTGCCGGAAGTGGCTGACGAGATGCTCGACCTCGTATCCTTCTACGCCGGTAACCTTGCAGTCCCGGCGCGGCGGGATCTGGGCGATCCGGCTGTTCTGGCGGGCGAGGCACTGTTCGCCCGCGCCCGCTGCACCGCCTGCCATGTCCCGACCTTCACCACCGCCGCGGGCGCCGCCCCCGAACAGCGCAACCAGACGATCTGGCCCTACAGTGATTTCCTGCTGCACGATCTTGGCGAAGACCTGGCCGATGCCACGCCCACCGGGGATGTGCCCGGTTCCGAATGGCGGACCCCGCCGCTTTGGGGGATCGGCTTGACCGAAGCGGTGAACGGCCACAGGGTCTTCCTGCATGACGGCCGCGCCCGAACGCTGGAGGAAGCGATCCTCTGGCACGGGGGTGAGGCCGCGGCGGCACGTGCCGCCTTCGCCGCCTTTTCCGCCGACCAACGCGCAGCCCTCCTGCGCTTTCTGGAGAGCCTATGA
- a CDS encoding ABC transporter permease produces MGGYILKRLLSAIPVLLGITIIVFLIMAMIPGDPATAILGSYATPENVEKLNRDLGLDKPLVQRYFIWLGNMLTGDFGRSFSLNRPVIDEVLERFNATLILAGTSFILCSVLGILAGVVSAARQYGAADKAITFTVLIGISIPSFFLGMMMILLFAVNLRWLPVSGMYAIYGGGDLPDLAKHLVMPATALAVVATGVIARLSRSAMLEVLRQDYIRTARAKGVPERKVIMGHALRAAMVSIIPVLGIQAGFVLSGAVYIEMVFQWPGVGRMLVDAILKRDILLVQGGVVFVAACYVLFNIAVDVAQSVLDPRIKT; encoded by the coding sequence ATGGGCGGCTATATCCTGAAACGACTCCTGTCGGCGATCCCGGTCCTGCTGGGCATCACGATCATCGTCTTCCTGATCATGGCGATGATCCCGGGCGACCCGGCGACCGCGATCCTCGGCTCCTACGCCACGCCCGAGAATGTCGAGAAGCTGAACCGCGATCTGGGTTTGGACAAGCCGCTGGTGCAGCGGTATTTCATCTGGCTGGGCAATATGCTGACCGGGGACTTCGGGCGCAGTTTCAGCCTGAACAGACCCGTGATCGACGAGGTTCTGGAACGTTTCAACGCGACGCTGATCCTCGCGGGCACCAGTTTCATCCTGTGTTCGGTGCTGGGTATTCTGGCCGGTGTCGTGTCGGCGGCGCGGCAATACGGGGCGGCTGACAAGGCGATTACCTTTACCGTGCTGATCGGCATCTCGATCCCGTCCTTCTTCCTCGGCATGATGATGATCCTGCTGTTCGCGGTGAACCTGCGATGGCTGCCCGTGTCGGGCATGTATGCGATCTATGGCGGGGGCGATCTGCCGGATCTGGCCAAGCATCTGGTCATGCCCGCCACCGCGCTGGCGGTGGTCGCCACCGGTGTGATCGCGCGGCTGTCGCGGTCCGCGATGCTGGAGGTCTTGCGGCAGGATTACATCCGCACCGCCCGCGCCAAGGGCGTGCCCGAACGCAAGGTGATCATGGGCCACGCGCTGCGCGCCGCGATGGTCTCGATCATCCCCGTCCTGGGGATTCAGGCGGGATTTGTCCTGTCGGGGGCGGTCTATATCGAGATGGTGTTCCAGTGGCCCGGTGTCGGTCGGATGCTGGTCGATGCGATCCTGAAACGCGATATCCTGCTGGTGCAGGGCGGCGTGGTGTTCGTGGCCGCCTGCTATGTTCTCTTCAACATCGCGGTCGACGTGGCGCAAAGCGTGCTCGACCCGCGGATCAAGACGTGA
- a CDS encoding DUF1513 domain-containing protein: MAIETRREVLRTLALGLGVVACRGALGQPAERAVYVGIETAADSALSKASFFAGSGARLGHVPLDFRAHGLAEHGARLVVFPRRPGDRFSVVDGETLEIVQLVRAPADRHFFGHGAFTQDGAHLLVTENDLESLRGSIGVYDNTGPLRRVGQIALPGPGPHEIVRQPGRDVFHIALGGLETHPAYGRAPLNLHDFRSQVVTLDFETGDLTQLGYWPGSEGISLRHLAMDHRGRLYIGGQIKSTARATGDGVVWLVDGDCVDRLAPDVSLGGYVSSVAAHGKQALVSSKESGVVLCLDGQTVVGSQRMEGAGAAALGPGLTAVSGFTLLTLNGNDVAVLRGHEFDNHGLGIG; the protein is encoded by the coding sequence ATGGCGATTGAGACGCGACGAGAGGTTCTGCGCACGCTCGCGCTGGGGCTGGGCGTGGTCGCCTGCCGCGGCGCATTGGGCCAACCGGCGGAACGGGCGGTCTATGTGGGTATCGAGACAGCAGCCGACAGCGCGCTCAGCAAGGCCAGTTTCTTTGCGGGAAGCGGCGCGCGGCTGGGCCATGTGCCGCTGGATTTCCGCGCCCATGGACTGGCAGAACACGGGGCGCGGCTGGTCGTCTTCCCGCGCCGCCCGGGCGACCGGTTCTCGGTCGTCGATGGGGAAACGCTGGAAATCGTGCAGCTCGTCCGCGCCCCGGCAGACCGGCATTTCTTCGGGCACGGGGCGTTCACCCAAGACGGTGCGCATCTGCTGGTCACCGAGAACGACCTTGAAAGCCTGCGGGGCTCCATCGGGGTGTACGACAACACCGGTCCCTTGCGCCGCGTGGGCCAGATCGCCCTGCCCGGCCCCGGCCCGCACGAGATCGTCCGCCAGCCGGGACGGGACGTGTTTCACATCGCGCTTGGCGGCCTTGAAACCCATCCCGCCTATGGCCGCGCGCCCCTGAACCTGCACGATTTCCGCAGCCAAGTCGTGACGCTCGATTTCGAGACGGGCGATCTGACCCAACTGGGCTATTGGCCGGGATCCGAAGGGATTTCGCTGCGCCACCTCGCGATGGACCACCGGGGGCGCCTTTATATCGGCGGGCAGATCAAGAGCACGGCCCGGGCAACAGGCGACGGCGTGGTCTGGCTTGTGGATGGCGATTGCGTGGATCGCCTTGCCCCGGATGTCTCGCTGGGTGGCTATGTCTCGTCCGTCGCCGCGCATGGAAAGCAGGCCCTTGTGTCATCCAAGGAATCCGGGGTGGTCCTGTGTCTGGACGGACAGACGGTAGTCGGGTCGCAAAGGATGGAGGGGGCCGGGGCCGCCGCGCTCGGCCCGGGTCTGACCGCGGTCTCGGGCTTCACCCTGCTGACACTGAACGGAAACGACGTCGCGGTCCTGCGGGGCCACGAGTTCGACAATCACGGGTTGGGGATCGGTTAG
- a CDS encoding dipeptide/oligopeptide/nickel ABC transporter permease/ATP-binding protein: MIVTPLLPLPDPNATATAERFARPFTEGHLLGTDHLGRDLLARLLYGTRLSLAVGIAAAVIAATIGSAIGIVAGYFGGRTDNIIMRVIDMLMAFPYILLALAIVAALGPGLMNALIAVAAVNIPFFARNIRGITVGLAGREFIDAARLSGLGHTRIILSELLPNVLSTIVIAMSTTVGWMILETAGLSFLGLGSQPPVADLGSMLGEARAALITAPHTSVVPGIMIFLIVMSINLLGDGVRDALDPRLRSGALSRPRAMTLVDRKAKVPATEQRGLLDLDALETQFHVGPRIYRAVNEVSLHVKPGECVGVIGESGSGKSVTALSVMGLVASPPGVITGGAVRYAGEDLLGASYGKLRRRRGENVAYIFQDPLGTLHPLYKIGDQLVEAIRVHHRTSDSAARAKALDLLHAVRIPNAESRLNNYPHEMSGGMRQRVGIAMALANDPDVIIADEPTTALDVTVQAQILALLDDLRRARGLAIIFITHDFGVVAQLCDRVAVMYAGRIVEEGPTGAVLDAPAHPYTKRLIACVPELGSGKRKLAAIPGLPPVVDKLPEGCAFAPRCGKAREDCRGGDIPLTGTAPRAVRCLFPEEAV; this comes from the coding sequence GTGATCGTGACGCCGCTGTTGCCCCTGCCCGATCCGAATGCGACCGCCACGGCGGAACGGTTCGCACGTCCGTTTACCGAGGGGCATCTGCTGGGCACCGATCATCTTGGCCGCGATCTTCTGGCGCGGCTTCTGTACGGCACGCGGCTGTCACTGGCGGTCGGGATCGCTGCGGCGGTCATCGCGGCGACAATCGGCTCGGCCATCGGGATCGTTGCGGGGTATTTCGGCGGGCGAACCGACAACATCATCATGCGGGTCATCGATATGCTGATGGCGTTTCCGTATATCCTGCTGGCCCTGGCCATCGTTGCGGCCCTCGGCCCCGGGCTGATGAACGCCCTGATCGCGGTCGCCGCGGTCAACATCCCGTTCTTCGCCCGCAACATCCGCGGCATCACCGTGGGCCTTGCCGGGCGCGAATTCATCGATGCTGCCCGGCTCTCCGGCCTTGGCCATACGCGGATCATCCTGTCCGAACTTCTGCCGAACGTGCTGTCGACCATCGTCATCGCGATGTCGACCACGGTGGGCTGGATGATCCTTGAAACCGCGGGGCTCTCCTTCCTCGGGCTCGGCTCGCAGCCGCCGGTGGCCGATCTCGGCTCCATGCTGGGCGAGGCGCGGGCGGCGCTGATCACCGCGCCGCATACCTCGGTCGTACCGGGCATCATGATCTTTCTCATCGTGATGAGCATCAATCTGCTGGGCGACGGGGTCCGCGATGCGCTCGACCCGCGGCTGCGCTCCGGCGCGCTGTCGCGGCCGCGCGCCATGACGCTGGTCGACCGCAAGGCCAAGGTCCCGGCGACCGAACAGCGGGGACTTCTCGATCTCGATGCCCTGGAGACGCAGTTCCATGTCGGCCCCCGCATCTACCGCGCGGTCAATGAGGTATCGCTCCATGTCAAGCCGGGCGAATGCGTCGGCGTGATCGGCGAGTCCGGCTCTGGCAAGTCGGTGACAGCCCTGTCGGTCATGGGACTTGTCGCCTCGCCCCCGGGGGTGATCACCGGCGGTGCGGTGCGCTATGCGGGCGAGGATCTGCTGGGCGCATCCTACGGCAAGCTGCGCCGCCGCCGGGGCGAGAATGTCGCCTATATCTTTCAGGATCCGTTGGGGACGCTGCATCCGCTTTACAAGATCGGCGATCAGTTGGTCGAGGCGATCCGGGTGCATCACAGGACCTCTGACTCTGCCGCCCGCGCCAAGGCGCTTGATCTTTTGCACGCGGTGCGCATCCCCAATGCAGAAAGCCGCCTGAACAACTATCCGCACGAGATGTCGGGCGGGATGCGCCAGCGCGTCGGCATCGCCATGGCGCTGGCCAATGATCCCGACGTCATCATCGCCGATGAACCGACCACCGCGCTGGACGTGACCGTGCAGGCGCAGATCCTTGCGCTGCTCGACGATCTGCGGCGGGCACGTGGGCTGGCGATCATCTTCATCACCCATGATTTCGGCGTGGTGGCGCAGCTTTGCGACCGGGTGGCGGTGATGTATGCGGGCCGGATCGTCGAGGAAGGACCGACGGGCGCGGTTCTGGACGCGCCCGCCCATCCCTATACCAAGCGCCTGATCGCCTGCGTCCCCGAACTTGGCAGCGGCAAGCGCAAGCTCGCCGCGATCCCCGGCCTGCCGCCGGTCGTCGACAAACTGCCCGAGGGCTGCGCCTTTGCCCCCCGCTGCGGCAAGGCGCGAGAGGACTGCCGCGGAGGGGATATCCCGCTGACGGGCACGGCCCCGCGCGCCGTGCGCTGCCTGTTCCCCGAGGAGGCCGTCTGA
- a CDS encoding imelysin family protein — protein sequence MTLPYPALPIVLLSGALAAAGTAQAQSAREVIDGYADLALAKYSDSLATAQALDAAIDAFIAAPSQQTQDAAKAAWLNARVPYQQSEVYRFGNAVVDDWEGKVNAWPLDEGLIDYVDAGAYGEMSEENAFFRANVIANPTLTVGAQTVDASEITPALLQELHEIDGIDANVATGYHAIEFLLWGQDTNGTGPGAGARPFTDYAQGAACTNAPCDRRAAYLAAASDLLVADLKDIVAAWEDGGAARTDLAEQSEAQGLSTILTGMGSLSYGELAGERMKLGLILHDPEEEHDCFADNTHNSHYYDALGIQNVYLGRYTRPDGTEMEVPALSDLTASVNPDLDATVTVKLEATMAAMAAVKARAESGEAYDQMIGYGNDTGNALVQAAIDALVDQTRAIEDVVAALQAGAISVEGSDSLDNPGAVFE from the coding sequence ATGACCTTGCCTTACCCCGCCCTTCCAATCGTTCTGCTTTCGGGCGCACTTGCCGCCGCCGGCACCGCACAGGCGCAATCGGCGCGCGAGGTGATCGATGGCTATGCCGATCTCGCGCTTGCGAAATATTCCGACAGCCTTGCCACGGCTCAGGCGCTGGATGCCGCCATCGACGCCTTTATCGCCGCGCCATCGCAACAGACGCAGGACGCGGCGAAGGCGGCCTGGCTGAATGCCCGGGTGCCCTATCAACAATCCGAGGTCTACCGCTTTGGCAATGCGGTGGTGGATGACTGGGAAGGCAAGGTGAATGCCTGGCCGCTGGATGAGGGTTTGATCGACTATGTCGATGCCGGCGCCTATGGCGAGATGAGCGAGGAGAACGCCTTCTTCCGTGCCAATGTCATTGCGAACCCGACCCTGACGGTCGGCGCGCAAACCGTGGATGCGTCCGAGATCACACCGGCCCTGCTGCAGGAATTGCACGAGATCGACGGGATCGACGCCAATGTCGCCACCGGCTATCACGCCATCGAGTTCCTGCTGTGGGGGCAGGACACCAACGGCACCGGGCCCGGCGCGGGTGCCCGCCCCTTCACCGACTACGCCCAAGGCGCGGCCTGCACCAATGCGCCCTGCGACCGGCGCGCGGCGTATCTGGCCGCGGCCTCCGACCTTCTGGTCGCCGATCTGAAGGACATCGTGGCGGCGTGGGAAGACGGCGGCGCGGCGCGTACCGATCTGGCCGAGCAATCCGAGGCGCAGGGCCTTTCGACCATCCTGACCGGCATGGGGTCGCTCAGCTATGGCGAACTGGCGGGCGAGCGGATGAAGCTGGGCCTGATCCTGCACGACCCCGAGGAAGAGCATGACTGCTTTGCCGACAACACCCACAATTCCCACTACTACGACGCACTTGGCATCCAGAATGTCTATCTCGGCCGCTACACACGGCCCGATGGAACCGAGATGGAGGTGCCCGCGCTTTCCGATCTGACGGCCTCGGTCAACCCCGATCTGGACGCAACGGTGACGGTAAAGCTGGAGGCCACGATGGCGGCCATGGCAGCGGTGAAGGCCCGTGCGGAAAGCGGCGAGGCCTATGACCAGATGATCGGCTATGGAAATGACACGGGCAATGCGCTGGTGCAGGCGGCCATCGATGCGCTGGTCGACCAGACCCGCGCGATCGAGGACGTGGTGGCCGCGCTGCAGGCCGGGGCGATTTCGGTCGAAGGGTCCGACAGCCTCGACAACCCCGGTGCGGTGTTCGAGTGA
- a CDS encoding imelysin family protein has product MRQTPLLAAALIALSSAGPVSAETRFSTDDAALLQDSLITTADAFILPAYRDYGAATEDLTTALDGYCDGTAPLDPAQAAFADSFLAWQRAAIIQVGPIMAEEGPLRVQLWPDPKGFARRAVRMALQAHDPELLAAGGLKGRSIALINLTALEDLLYGDPAPGSYACDLATAIAGYQADLASDLVAAWSPGAPFRSDYDTAADGNARYGSVDDLIREFLAGVVVHADRLRKFKIERGLGQGPGDTHPERTEAIASGLGLASITAGVRALADLYTVPDGFFDVTPDLGGTTEFVLLGQTAEGIADTLAEEPRRLTEIAEKDGAMAEELRNFGQLMLYHDDYLKTGLPQSIGLTTGFTSSDGD; this is encoded by the coding sequence ATGAGACAGACGCCCCTCCTTGCCGCCGCGTTGATAGCGCTGTCGAGTGCCGGACCGGTTTCGGCCGAAACCCGGTTCAGCACCGATGACGCCGCATTGCTGCAAGACAGCCTGATCACCACGGCCGACGCGTTCATCCTGCCCGCCTATCGCGACTATGGGGCGGCGACCGAGGACCTCACCACCGCGCTTGACGGCTATTGCGACGGCACCGCGCCGCTGGACCCGGCGCAAGCGGCCTTTGCGGACAGTTTCCTCGCCTGGCAGCGCGCGGCGATCATCCAGGTCGGCCCGATCATGGCAGAGGAAGGCCCGCTGCGCGTGCAGCTTTGGCCCGACCCCAAAGGCTTTGCCCGCCGGGCGGTGCGCATGGCCCTGCAGGCCCATGACCCCGAACTGCTGGCCGCGGGCGGACTGAAGGGGCGGTCTATCGCGCTCATCAACCTGACCGCGTTGGAAGACCTGCTTTACGGCGATCCCGCGCCGGGCAGCTATGCCTGTGATCTGGCCACGGCCATCGCCGGCTATCAGGCCGATCTTGCCAGCGATCTGGTCGCGGCGTGGTCCCCGGGCGCACCGTTTCGCAGCGACTATGACACCGCGGCAGACGGCAACGCCCGCTACGGATCGGTCGATGACCTGATCCGCGAATTTCTGGCAGGCGTCGTCGTCCATGCCGACCGCCTGCGGAAGTTCAAGATCGAACGCGGGCTGGGGCAGGGCCCCGGCGACACGCATCCCGAACGCACCGAGGCCATCGCCAGCGGCCTTGGGCTGGCCAGCATCACCGCCGGGGTGCGGGCCTTGGCCGATCTTTATACCGTGCCGGACGGGTTTTTCGATGTGACGCCCGATCTGGGCGGAACGACGGAGTTCGTCTTGCTGGGGCAAACGGCTGAGGGCATCGCCGATACGCTGGCGGAAGAGCCGCGCAGGCTGACGGAAATCGCGGAAAAAGACGGGGCCATGGCCGAGGAGTTACGCAATTTCGGTCAACTGATGCTGTATCATGACGACTACCTCAAGACCGGGCTGCCGCAATCCATCGGGCTCACCACAGGGTTCACGTCATCCGATGGCGATTGA